A DNA window from Anastrepha obliqua isolate idAnaObli1 chromosome 5, idAnaObli1_1.0, whole genome shotgun sequence contains the following coding sequences:
- the LOC129248787 gene encoding uncharacterized protein LOC129248787, with amino-acid sequence MEPARSKGRVSYSTPLPSKQQQQTDLPTTSQTDDTQRESQAVKKPKSEGALMQSRYTKARFILRKIAKNELAGATDERDAADKIKYQQVVKEYEDFISKKPKIDNSRKGDATKKNRPQDVIDHAPKRPKVSNSIEDTTKQKPFSEVIKDNLLYALIGETTNSDKLVLQKWGQVEAKLSKLVLSKHVVGVQGVALPSFDSAGVLRGCGIIKCDDDWIVLECC; translated from the coding sequence ATGGAGCCAGCAAGAAGTAAGGGAAGGGTCAGCTATAGTACTCCCTTAccaagcaaacaacaacaacaaacagatCTACCAACAACATCGCAAACAGACGACACTCAGAGAGAGAGTCAGGCCGTAAAAAAACCTAAATCGGAGGGTGCCCTCATGCAGTCACGCTATACGAAGGCGAGGTTCATTCTCAGGAAGATTGCTAAGAATGAACTCGCTGGAGCGACTGACGAGCGCGACGCGgccgataaaataaaataccagcaGGTGGTCAAGGAGTATGAGGACTTCATATCCAAGAAACCTAAAATAGACAACAGCAGAAAAGGCGATGCGACGAAGAAGAACAGGCCACAGGACGTGATCGATCACGCACCGAAGAGACCTAAGGTGTCCAACAGCATCGAAGATacgacaaaacaaaaaccattcaGTGAGGTGATTAAGGATAACCTCCTCTATGCACTAATAGGCGAAACCACTAACAGCGACAAATTAGTCCTGCAGAAGTGGGGGCAGGTGGAGGCCAAACTGTCCAAGCTCGTGCTAAGCAAGCATGTAGTTGGAGTACAGGGCGTAGCTCTCCCTTCCTTCGACTCTGCAGGCGTACTGAGAGGCTGTGGGATAATCAAGTGCGACGACGACTGGATTGTCCTAGAGTGTTGCTGA